The Streptomyces sp. NBC_01275 genome has a segment encoding these proteins:
- a CDS encoding TetR/AcrR family transcriptional regulator — translation MTGTQTAGRRYGGRDAAQRQQERRTRLIQAGLDMFGTVGYASASVKQVCSHAGLTERYFYESFRDREDLLAGVYNELITTIQAETAQAAAAVAPDVDAQLRAGLEVFIRTLAGDARMARLVLIEVVGASPRLEVRRREVLHEFAAMVAAVVAPLPGSEASSSRLTMTAMSLVGGVNELLVDWTLGHQNATVEELIDLCYTLFIAAYRAISDQP, via the coding sequence ATGACCGGCACACAGACCGCTGGACGGCGCTACGGCGGACGCGATGCGGCGCAACGACAGCAGGAGCGCCGCACCCGCCTCATCCAGGCGGGCCTCGACATGTTCGGCACGGTCGGATACGCCTCAGCCTCCGTCAAGCAGGTGTGCTCCCATGCCGGACTGACCGAGCGCTACTTCTACGAGTCATTCCGCGATCGCGAAGACCTTCTCGCCGGGGTCTACAACGAGCTGATCACTACGATCCAAGCCGAGACCGCACAGGCCGCAGCCGCTGTCGCACCCGATGTCGACGCCCAGCTGCGAGCCGGCCTGGAAGTGTTCATCCGTACACTGGCCGGCGACGCCCGCATGGCCCGCCTGGTGCTCATCGAGGTCGTGGGCGCCAGCCCCCGCCTCGAAGTACGGCGCCGTGAGGTCCTGCACGAATTCGCCGCCATGGTCGCCGCCGTCGTCGCACCGCTCCCCGGCTCTGAAGCCTCCTCCAGCCGGCTCACGATGACGGCGATGAGTCTGGTCGGCGGAGTCAACGAACTCCTCGTGGACTGGACGCTCGGCCACCAGAACGCCACCGTCGAAGAACTGATCGACCTGTGCTACACCCTGTTCATCGCGGCCTACCGAGCCATCAGCGATCAGCCCTGA
- a CDS encoding SDR family oxidoreductase: protein MIAVTGAGRGIGRAVAARLAAAGAAVAIGDLDAELATEAAGAIGARPNGRLLGLSLDVTDTPSFEDFLRTVETRLGPIDVLINNAGIMWVGPFEEEPEEAALRQFDVNVHGVLRGMKLVIPGMRKRGRGHVVNIASAASKVAPAGEATYAATKHAVHGYSTAVRAELRGTGVHVSLVMPGVVDTELAVGTATGPTRRLTTDQVADAVLDVVLRPRFEVFVPRQVAALTRLAAVLPGRARDALHHLLVPDQLAALSDRSVRAVYEQRTRTARHPEG, encoded by the coding sequence GTGATCGCGGTCACCGGGGCGGGCCGCGGAATCGGCCGTGCCGTCGCGGCCCGCCTCGCCGCGGCCGGAGCCGCCGTGGCGATCGGCGATCTCGACGCGGAGCTCGCCACGGAGGCGGCCGGTGCCATTGGTGCGCGTCCCAATGGCCGACTGCTCGGGCTGTCTCTCGACGTCACCGACACACCTTCCTTCGAAGACTTCCTGCGCACCGTCGAGACCCGGCTGGGGCCGATCGACGTACTGATCAACAACGCCGGAATCATGTGGGTGGGCCCCTTCGAGGAGGAACCGGAGGAAGCCGCCCTGCGCCAGTTCGACGTCAACGTCCACGGCGTACTGCGCGGGATGAAACTCGTGATCCCGGGGATGCGGAAACGCGGTCGCGGCCACGTGGTGAACATCGCCTCCGCCGCCAGCAAGGTCGCCCCGGCCGGCGAGGCGACCTACGCGGCGACGAAGCACGCCGTCCACGGCTACAGCACAGCCGTCCGCGCCGAACTGCGCGGCACGGGCGTGCATGTGTCCTTGGTGATGCCCGGCGTCGTGGACACCGAGCTGGCCGTGGGCACCGCGACCGGACCCACCCGGCGCCTGACGACGGATCAGGTGGCCGACGCGGTGCTCGACGTCGTGCTGCGCCCGCGGTTCGAGGTCTTCGTTCCCCGCCAGGTGGCCGCCCTGACCCGGTTGGCCGCGGTGCTGCCGGGCCGTGCCCGCGACGCCCTGCATCACCTCCTCGTCCCCGACCAGCTCGCCGCCCTGTCCGACCGGTCGGTCCGCGCGGTCTACGAGCAGCGCACCCGGACCGCCCGCCATCCCGAAGGTTGA
- a CDS encoding alpha/beta fold hydrolase: protein MTGPAARRIAVDGADGVELAAYQWGVSTAPPVVLVHGYPDTSAVWRPVAERLADRFHVTAFDVRGAGASHRPRGLRAYRMSRLEADLEAVLDAVSPDRPVHLVGHDWGSIHSWESVTGTRLAGRIASFTSISGPCLDHVGHLIRARLRPRHPDLPKMLRQAARSWYIAYFHLPLLPALTWRALGHRWRAFLTNSQGVPGHTPYPAPTLARDAVVGTALYRANMLPRLLHPRDRPTTVPVQLIIPTRDFCVTPVLSYGVEHWTGQIQRRPIDAGHWVQLSHPEEVASRIAEFAHRIEDGSCRTPDHTAHPT from the coding sequence ATGACCGGCCCGGCCGCCCGCCGGATCGCCGTAGACGGCGCGGACGGCGTGGAGCTGGCCGCCTACCAGTGGGGAGTGTCCACGGCTCCTCCGGTGGTGCTGGTCCACGGCTATCCGGACACCAGCGCCGTGTGGCGCCCCGTCGCCGAGCGCCTGGCCGACCGCTTCCACGTCACCGCCTTCGACGTGCGGGGAGCCGGTGCCTCCCACCGGCCCAGGGGTCTGCGCGCCTACCGGATGTCCCGACTGGAAGCCGACCTGGAGGCGGTTCTCGACGCCGTGAGCCCCGACCGCCCGGTGCACCTGGTCGGACACGACTGGGGATCGATCCACTCATGGGAGTCGGTCACCGGCACCCGCCTGGCCGGGCGGATCGCCTCGTTCACCTCCATCTCCGGCCCGTGCCTGGACCACGTCGGCCACCTGATCCGTGCCCGCCTTCGGCCGCGGCACCCGGATCTGCCGAAGATGCTGAGGCAGGCCGCACGATCCTGGTACATCGCCTACTTCCATCTTCCGCTCCTGCCCGCCCTGACCTGGAGAGCACTGGGACACCGCTGGCGCGCCTTCCTCACCAACTCCCAAGGCGTGCCCGGGCACACCCCCTACCCCGCGCCGACGCTGGCCCGCGACGCCGTGGTCGGCACCGCGCTGTACCGCGCCAACATGCTGCCCCGCCTGTTGCATCCCCGGGACCGGCCGACCACCGTCCCGGTTCAGCTCATCATCCCCACCCGCGACTTCTGCGTCACCCCGGTGCTGTCGTACGGAGTGGAGCACTGGACGGGCCAGATACAACGGCGCCCGATCGACGCCGGGCACTGGGTGCAGCTCAGCCACCCCGAGGAGGTCGCGTCCCGGATCGCGGAATTCGCCCACCGCATCGAAGACGGCTCCTGCCGCACTCCGGACCACACCGCGCACCCGACCTGA
- a CDS encoding metal-dependent hydrolase, with product MFRAAHAHPERPSEPIDHHDLVLQPRDVTFDWGATPLHWLPGEPFATHTFDVLHLMLPELERWFVRTFEQALPLITDDRLREDVRGFIGQEAMHAEAHQGVLEHLLAKGLDPGPYTLQSEWIFRRVLGDRPELTPAATHAHLLQRLALIAAFEHFTAYMGHWILSNGHLDQAGADPAMLDLFRWHGAEEVEHRSVAFDLLVHLDSRYRRRVAGMLVTAPVLTRLWIRGVRFLMSADPELHDRVKVRFRDYLAAARKDLLPPPGAFTRSVLRYFRPGYHPTQEGSTQQAVAYLAASPAARAAAQ from the coding sequence ATGTTCCGAGCCGCACATGCCCACCCGGAGCGCCCGTCAGAGCCCATCGACCACCACGACCTGGTGCTGCAGCCCCGGGACGTCACCTTCGACTGGGGCGCCACCCCGCTGCACTGGCTGCCGGGTGAGCCCTTCGCGACCCACACTTTCGATGTGCTCCACCTCATGCTCCCCGAGCTCGAACGCTGGTTCGTGCGCACCTTCGAGCAGGCACTGCCACTGATCACCGATGACCGGCTGCGCGAGGACGTACGCGGCTTCATCGGTCAGGAGGCGATGCACGCCGAGGCGCACCAGGGGGTCCTGGAGCACCTGCTCGCCAAAGGGCTGGACCCGGGTCCGTACACCCTGCAGTCCGAATGGATCTTCCGAAGGGTGCTCGGAGACCGGCCGGAGCTGACGCCGGCCGCCACCCACGCGCACCTCCTCCAACGGCTCGCCCTCATAGCGGCCTTCGAGCACTTCACCGCGTACATGGGTCACTGGATTCTCAGCAACGGGCACCTGGACCAGGCCGGCGCGGACCCCGCGATGCTGGATCTGTTCCGCTGGCACGGCGCGGAGGAGGTCGAACACCGTTCGGTGGCGTTCGACCTGCTGGTGCATCTCGATTCCCGGTACCGGCGCCGAGTGGCCGGCATGCTCGTCACCGCTCCGGTGCTGACCCGGCTGTGGATCCGCGGAGTCCGCTTCCTGATGAGCGCCGACCCCGAACTCCACGACCGGGTCAAGGTCCGCTTCCGCGACTACCTGGCCGCCGCCCGCAAGGACCTGTTGCCGCCACCGGGCGCGTTCACTCGCTCGGTACTGCGCTACTTCCGCCCCGGCTACCACCCGACCCAGGAGGGCTCGACCCAGCAGGCGGTCGCCTACCTGGCGGCGTCCCCCGCTGCCCGAGCGGCTGCCCAATGA
- a CDS encoding PDR/VanB family oxidoreductase, with the protein MDISTALTRPPDLYGRPRSDSFMQKLAAFSDNAVTRLARRSTPPRRPPATEIPAIRELVVAARHQEAEDVVSLRLAAPDGGTLPPWQPGAHIELHLPSGRKRQYSLCGDPADRHRYRIAVRRIANGGGGSAEVHDTLGDGVRVAVTAPRNAFPFAAEASILLIAGGIGITPILPMAREAARRGLDWRLVHTGRSRGSMPFAADLAELAAAAPGRVSIRPDDESDVPEAADLLSLSPTAGAVYCCGPAPMIDGVRRAFGGSRASALHFERFAPPPITDGRPFELQLGDTGRVLPVPHNRSALDVLHEALPDMPFSCRQGFCGTCRVRVAHGHVDHRDRRLTATERAEGAMLPCVSRAPEGERLVLEV; encoded by the coding sequence ATGGACATCAGCACAGCCCTCACTCGGCCACCGGACCTGTACGGCCGACCGCGCAGCGACTCCTTCATGCAGAAGCTGGCGGCTTTCAGCGACAACGCGGTCACGCGCCTCGCGCGGCGCAGCACTCCTCCCAGGCGCCCGCCGGCCACCGAGATACCCGCGATCCGGGAACTGGTGGTCGCCGCCAGGCACCAGGAGGCCGAGGATGTCGTCTCCCTGCGGCTGGCAGCACCCGACGGGGGAACGCTCCCGCCCTGGCAGCCCGGTGCCCACATCGAACTGCACCTGCCCTCCGGCCGCAAGCGGCAGTACTCCCTGTGCGGCGACCCCGCCGACCGGCACCGGTACCGCATCGCGGTGCGCCGCATCGCCAACGGCGGAGGCGGTTCGGCCGAGGTGCACGACACCCTCGGAGACGGTGTGCGGGTCGCCGTCACCGCGCCCCGGAATGCCTTCCCCTTCGCCGCCGAAGCATCCATCCTGCTCATCGCGGGCGGCATCGGAATCACCCCGATCCTGCCGATGGCCCGGGAAGCCGCCCGACGCGGCCTGGACTGGAGGCTCGTGCACACCGGCCGCAGCCGCGGCTCGATGCCCTTCGCGGCAGACCTCGCCGAACTCGCGGCCGCAGCCCCTGGCCGGGTCTCCATCCGTCCTGACGACGAGTCCGACGTGCCCGAAGCAGCCGATCTACTGAGCTTGAGCCCGACGGCGGGTGCGGTGTACTGCTGCGGGCCCGCACCCATGATCGACGGCGTTCGGCGCGCGTTCGGTGGCAGCCGCGCCTCAGCCCTGCACTTCGAGCGTTTCGCCCCGCCCCCGATCACGGACGGCCGTCCCTTCGAACTTCAGCTGGGCGACACCGGACGGGTTCTGCCAGTGCCGCACAACCGCTCAGCCCTGGATGTTCTCCACGAGGCCCTGCCGGACATGCCGTTCTCCTGCCGCCAGGGGTTCTGCGGCACCTGCCGGGTAAGGGTGGCCCATGGCCACGTCGATCACCGCGACCGTCGGCTCACGGCCACCGAACGTGCGGAGGGCGCCATGCTGCCCTGCGTCTCGCGTGCACCGGAAGGAGAGCGGTTGGTGCTGGAGGTGTGA
- a CDS encoding 4-coumarate--CoA ligase family protein: MFASPFPDVDIPEASVFDFLFTDVDQVDQTDLDQVALIDAAGGTQTTYRELIERVNATAGALAVRGIGVGDVVGLLAPNSSLFAVAFHGILRSGATATTINALFTAHDIAKQLTDANATMLITVTALLPQAQEAAWTVGITSESLIVLDGDGAAATGHPNADDLLGPGAPAPQVDFDPATHLAVLPYSSGTTGNPKGVMLTHRNLVANMAQIRPLLAMRSDDKILAVLPFFHIYGMTMLLNAALQARATLVVMPRFDLADFLSTVQSHRITYGFIAPPVAVALAKHPVVDQFDMSSLRVILSGAAPLDAELGTAVAKRLTVQVLQGYGMSELSPVSHCMPADGGQEHFGEAAPLSSCGWPVANTVNKIVDPVTGKEVAYPAQGLSEPGELWVKGPNVMTGYLGNQEATTATIDSDGFLHTGDLARVDHAGRVFIVDRLKELIKYKGYQVPPAELEALLLTHPAITDTAVIGVIDDGEEIPKAFVVRRPGTDLTADEVIEFVARQVAPYKKVRRVEFIDAIPKSASGKILRKDLRSTTVSA; encoded by the coding sequence ATGTTCGCCAGCCCGTTCCCCGACGTTGACATCCCCGAAGCGAGCGTCTTCGACTTCCTCTTCACAGACGTCGATCAGGTCGATCAGACGGACCTGGATCAAGTCGCGCTCATCGACGCCGCCGGTGGCACGCAGACCACTTACCGGGAGCTGATCGAGCGGGTGAACGCGACGGCCGGCGCGCTGGCCGTTCGCGGGATCGGCGTCGGCGACGTGGTGGGCCTCCTGGCGCCGAACTCGTCCCTGTTCGCCGTGGCCTTCCACGGCATTCTGCGGTCCGGTGCCACCGCGACCACGATCAACGCGTTGTTCACCGCCCATGACATCGCCAAGCAGCTCACCGACGCGAACGCGACGATGCTGATCACCGTCACCGCGTTGCTGCCGCAGGCGCAGGAGGCGGCGTGGACGGTCGGGATCACGTCGGAGAGCCTGATCGTCCTCGACGGTGACGGCGCTGCCGCCACCGGACACCCGAACGCCGACGACCTGCTCGGCCCGGGCGCTCCCGCACCCCAGGTCGACTTCGATCCCGCCACCCACCTGGCAGTGTTGCCCTACAGCTCCGGAACCACCGGCAACCCCAAGGGCGTCATGCTCACCCACCGCAACCTGGTGGCCAACATGGCGCAGATCCGGCCGCTGCTCGCGATGAGATCCGACGACAAGATCCTCGCGGTACTGCCCTTCTTCCACATCTACGGCATGACCATGCTGCTCAACGCCGCGTTGCAGGCGCGGGCGACGCTGGTCGTCATGCCCCGCTTCGATCTGGCCGACTTCCTGAGCACCGTCCAGAGCCACCGGATCACCTACGGCTTCATCGCGCCTCCGGTCGCGGTGGCGCTGGCCAAGCATCCCGTGGTCGACCAGTTTGACATGTCATCGCTGCGTGTCATCCTGTCCGGCGCCGCACCGTTGGACGCCGAACTCGGAACCGCCGTGGCCAAGCGGCTGACCGTACAGGTGCTGCAGGGCTACGGCATGAGTGAACTGAGCCCGGTCAGCCACTGCATGCCCGCGGACGGCGGTCAGGAACACTTCGGGGAGGCCGCGCCGCTCAGCTCCTGCGGCTGGCCCGTCGCCAACACCGTCAACAAGATCGTCGATCCTGTCACCGGCAAGGAGGTCGCCTACCCCGCACAGGGGCTGAGCGAGCCGGGCGAGTTGTGGGTCAAGGGACCGAACGTGATGACCGGCTACCTCGGCAACCAGGAAGCGACCACCGCCACGATCGACTCCGACGGGTTCCTGCACACCGGGGACCTCGCCCGGGTCGACCACGCCGGCCGGGTGTTCATCGTCGACCGGCTCAAGGAACTGATCAAGTACAAGGGCTACCAGGTCCCGCCCGCCGAACTCGAGGCCCTGCTGCTGACCCACCCGGCCATCACCGACACCGCGGTCATCGGGGTCATCGACGACGGTGAGGAAATCCCCAAGGCCTTCGTCGTGCGTCGGCCCGGCACCGACCTCACCGCGGACGAGGTCATCGAGTTCGTCGCACGCCAGGTCGCCCCGTACAAGAAGGTCCGGCGGGTCGAGTTCATCGACGCCATCCCCAAGTCCGCATCGGGCAAGATCCTCCGCAAGGACCTCCGCTCCACGACCGTCAGCGCGTAG
- a CDS encoding helix-turn-helix domain-containing protein, protein MERKSFQSMSCPVALALERVGEWWSILILRDATHGITRFDGFQKSLGISPNSLTRRLGALVEAGLLERRRYSERPPRDEYVLTEAGHAFLPVLIALYAFGAEHFPPEASNVRLVDKESGADVDPLLIDRTTGHPIDEEHTMFLPGLSADDRLRAVLGRRNQQAS, encoded by the coding sequence ATGGAACGGAAGAGCTTTCAGAGCATGAGCTGCCCGGTCGCGCTGGCGCTGGAACGGGTCGGCGAGTGGTGGAGCATCCTCATCCTGCGCGACGCGACACATGGCATCACCCGGTTCGACGGGTTCCAGAAGAGCCTGGGCATCTCACCGAACTCCCTGACCCGCCGACTCGGCGCGCTCGTCGAGGCCGGCCTCCTCGAGCGTCGCCGCTACAGCGAACGCCCTCCGCGGGACGAGTACGTCCTCACCGAGGCCGGCCACGCATTTCTGCCGGTACTCATCGCCCTGTACGCCTTCGGCGCCGAGCACTTCCCGCCGGAGGCGTCGAACGTCCGGCTGGTGGACAAGGAGTCAGGCGCCGATGTCGATCCGCTGCTGATCGACCGGACGACCGGTCACCCCATCGACGAGGAGCACACCATGTTCCTGCCGGGTCTGTCCGCGGACGACCGGCTCCGAGCCGTACTCGGGCGGAGGAACCAGCAGGCCTCGTGA
- a CDS encoding AraC family transcriptional regulator, with translation MTSLIRGLALLNVAELVADLGGDSDALMRTHGIDPGAAGDYDTFLPYASVAAVIGDAAQELDCPDFGMRLARRQGLQLLGPIAVILRNAETVDAAIESVSRYLPHYVPHDFTELIREPHAAIFTLSTNLRRPAHRDQMVEKGLGIAMDAFRLMLGEGFVPLRVTLQHRRIAPMESYREMFGCPVEFEQEVNSVHLPPHSLNQPIRGRDAAALALAENYLSGIRPDLAVADHVRGKIQRLLVVNQADLVAVARAMSLHPRVLQRRLAESGTSFEEILDDVRRDMAWDLSATGMQISQIATMLGYSETSSYTRACRRWYGESPRQLRARRRGVPESAPARLPHTLGAGGPTPRLGHSPRSG, from the coding sequence GTGACCAGCCTGATCCGTGGTCTCGCGCTCCTCAACGTCGCTGAGCTGGTGGCCGACCTCGGCGGCGACTCCGACGCCCTCATGCGTACGCACGGCATCGATCCGGGGGCTGCCGGTGACTACGACACGTTTCTCCCCTACGCCTCCGTGGCCGCCGTGATCGGGGACGCGGCCCAGGAGCTCGACTGCCCAGACTTCGGGATGCGACTGGCCCGCAGGCAGGGCCTCCAACTGCTGGGCCCCATCGCGGTCATCCTCCGCAACGCGGAAACTGTGGACGCGGCGATCGAGAGCGTCTCGCGATACCTGCCCCACTACGTGCCCCATGACTTCACCGAGCTGATCCGCGAACCGCACGCGGCGATCTTCACGCTCTCGACGAACCTGCGCCGACCCGCTCATCGCGACCAGATGGTCGAGAAGGGCCTCGGTATCGCGATGGACGCCTTCCGACTGATGCTCGGGGAGGGCTTCGTTCCTCTTCGGGTGACGCTGCAACACCGCCGCATCGCCCCCATGGAGAGCTATCGCGAGATGTTCGGGTGTCCTGTCGAGTTCGAGCAGGAGGTGAACTCCGTCCACCTGCCCCCTCACTCGTTGAACCAGCCGATCCGCGGTCGGGACGCGGCAGCACTGGCCCTGGCCGAGAACTACCTCTCCGGCATACGGCCCGACCTGGCGGTCGCCGATCACGTGCGCGGCAAGATTCAGCGGCTTCTGGTCGTCAACCAGGCCGACCTGGTCGCGGTCGCGAGGGCGATGTCCCTGCACCCGCGGGTGCTCCAGCGCAGGCTCGCCGAGTCCGGCACGTCCTTCGAGGAGATCCTCGACGACGTGCGGCGCGACATGGCATGGGATCTTTCCGCCACCGGCATGCAGATCTCCCAGATCGCGACCATGCTCGGTTACTCCGAGACCAGCAGCTACACGCGAGCCTGCCGACGGTGGTACGGCGAATCGCCCAGACAACTGCGCGCGCGTCGGCGGGGCGTGCCGGAGTCCGCGCCCGCCCGGCTGCCTCACACACTCGGTGCAGGAGGACCGACGCCGCGTCTGGGCCACTCGCCGCGATCCGGCTGA
- a CDS encoding zinc-binding dehydrogenase translates to MSMKAVVMINSSLEVVEAPLPQPGPGEALVKVLAAGICGSDLHCVTHGAQLLDSAREAAGVELFKLDEPVVLGHEFCAEVVEYGPDCRATLAPGSRVVSVPFLLRPEPVSIGFGGPSTPGGYAEYMLLSEDLLIPVPDHVPDDIATLAEPLAVALHAVNRGGLGPDDVPLVIGCGPIGLAVIAVLKMRGIGPIVASDFSPSRRAMATALGADVVVDPRETSPYETWQEVAASSDPTRWGRQTLMFQGTGLRPSVVFECVGVPGIIQQILAGAAACSKIVVAGLCMVQDSFYPSFAIMKEIDLAFCISYTPEEFAQALGHIASGELQVEAFITSRVALDDVPEAFARLADPEKDAKIIVLP, encoded by the coding sequence ATGTCGATGAAGGCAGTCGTCATGATCAACAGCAGCCTCGAGGTGGTCGAGGCACCGCTCCCGCAGCCCGGTCCCGGGGAGGCACTAGTCAAGGTCCTCGCGGCGGGCATCTGCGGCAGCGACCTGCACTGTGTCACCCATGGCGCCCAGCTGCTGGACAGTGCCAGGGAGGCAGCGGGGGTAGAGCTCTTCAAGCTGGACGAACCGGTGGTCCTGGGGCACGAGTTCTGCGCCGAGGTCGTCGAGTACGGACCTGACTGTCGAGCGACGCTCGCGCCTGGCAGTCGAGTCGTCTCGGTGCCGTTCCTCCTCCGGCCGGAACCCGTGTCCATCGGCTTCGGGGGCCCCTCCACGCCGGGCGGGTACGCCGAGTACATGCTCCTGTCGGAGGACCTCCTCATTCCGGTGCCCGACCACGTCCCCGACGACATCGCCACCCTCGCCGAACCGCTCGCGGTCGCCCTGCACGCGGTCAACCGCGGCGGCCTGGGACCCGACGACGTGCCGCTCGTCATCGGCTGCGGTCCCATCGGACTCGCGGTGATCGCGGTCCTGAAGATGCGGGGCATCGGTCCGATCGTGGCGTCGGACTTCTCGCCGTCGCGCAGGGCGATGGCCACCGCCCTCGGCGCCGATGTCGTGGTCGACCCGCGCGAGACGTCACCCTACGAGACCTGGCAGGAGGTCGCCGCCTCCTCCGACCCGACGCGGTGGGGCCGCCAGACTCTGATGTTCCAGGGCACGGGCCTCCGCCCGTCCGTCGTCTTCGAGTGCGTCGGCGTACCCGGCATCATCCAGCAGATCCTGGCCGGGGCCGCGGCCTGCTCGAAGATCGTCGTCGCGGGCCTGTGCATGGTGCAGGACTCCTTCTACCCGAGCTTCGCGATCATGAAGGAGATCGACCTGGCCTTCTGCATCTCCTACACACCCGAGGAGTTCGCCCAGGCACTGGGACACATCGCCTCCGGGGAGCTGCAGGTCGAGGCGTTCATCACCAGCCGTGTCGCACTCGACGACGTGCCCGAGGCCTTCGCGAGGCTGGCCGACCCCGAGAAGGACGCCAAGATCATCGTCCTTCCGTGA
- a CDS encoding 2,4'-dihydroxyacetophenone dioxygenase family protein yields MTAELTANKVPVVSLPQTELLTVNVNEIPVLKDSLGPGVDFQPLFLDPEVGVWVVIGTFAPGVELPIHLHTGPVHGYTLKGEWIYKEYPDQPQTAGSYLYEPASSVHTFAVPETTTEPTVVLFIVYGANVGFTDEGQFHSVLDAATIQKLTEDCARAQGLGAIKYLTGGTAKFSDA; encoded by the coding sequence ATGACCGCCGAACTGACCGCGAACAAGGTCCCTGTCGTCTCGCTCCCGCAGACCGAGCTGCTCACGGTCAACGTGAACGAGATCCCCGTCCTGAAGGACTCCCTGGGTCCCGGGGTCGACTTCCAGCCGCTGTTCCTCGACCCCGAGGTCGGGGTGTGGGTGGTCATCGGGACCTTCGCTCCCGGTGTGGAGCTGCCCATCCACCTCCACACCGGTCCGGTGCACGGTTACACCCTCAAAGGGGAGTGGATCTACAAGGAGTACCCGGACCAGCCGCAGACCGCGGGGTCGTACCTCTACGAGCCCGCCTCCTCGGTCCACACCTTCGCCGTACCCGAGACGACCACCGAGCCCACGGTCGTGCTGTTCATCGTGTACGGAGCCAACGTCGGCTTCACCGACGAGGGCCAGTTCCACTCGGTCCTCGACGCCGCCACCATCCAGAAGCTGACCGAGGACTGCGCACGGGCGCAGGGCCTCGGTGCCATCAAGTACCTGACCGGCGGGACGGCGAAGTTCAGCGACGCGTAA
- a CDS encoding TetR/AcrR family transcriptional regulator, translated as MERVGNTKGRRERLRAETAAEIKKVALELMASGGPDAITLRAIAREMGMTANAIYGYFATRDDLVTTLISNVYTALADTVDAAWGAAPAQDPAARIQAWAHAFRNWALANPEGFRLIYGDPVPGYRPPEGGAAPEAAHRVCTGITALAAAAWPHAELRYADSDFEWSDFDLGLLDKVRPAFPDLPPAAVALALRIWSHLHGLVSLEIYGHLQTQALSPEKLFREELAQLVRSLGITPQS; from the coding sequence ATGGAACGCGTGGGAAACACCAAGGGGCGCCGCGAGCGGCTGAGGGCCGAGACGGCCGCCGAGATCAAGAAGGTCGCGCTGGAGTTGATGGCCTCGGGGGGACCGGACGCGATCACGCTGCGAGCCATCGCGCGCGAGATGGGCATGACGGCCAACGCCATCTACGGTTACTTCGCCACCCGCGACGACCTGGTCACCACGCTGATCAGCAACGTCTACACCGCGCTGGCCGACACCGTGGACGCCGCGTGGGGCGCCGCCCCCGCCCAGGACCCGGCGGCCCGGATCCAGGCATGGGCCCACGCCTTCAGGAACTGGGCGCTGGCCAACCCCGAGGGCTTCCGCCTCATCTACGGGGACCCCGTCCCCGGCTACCGGCCGCCCGAGGGCGGCGCCGCTCCGGAAGCCGCCCACCGTGTCTGCACCGGCATCACCGCACTCGCAGCCGCGGCCTGGCCGCACGCCGAACTCCGTTACGCGGACAGCGACTTCGAGTGGTCCGACTTCGACCTCGGCCTGCTGGACAAGGTCCGCCCGGCCTTCCCCGACCTGCCCCCGGCCGCCGTGGCCCTTGCCCTGCGTATCTGGAGCCACCTGCACGGCCTGGTGTCACTGGAGATCTACGGCCACCTGCAGACCCAGGCCCTCAGCCCGGAAAAGCTCTTCCGTGAAGAACTGGCCCAGCTCGTCCGATCCTTGGGCATCACACCGCAGAGCTGA